In Cervus elaphus chromosome 29, mCerEla1.1, whole genome shotgun sequence, a single window of DNA contains:
- the LOC122686262 gene encoding olfactory receptor 2S2-like yields MQTEMNGANETIVTEFVLLGLHDHHDLEMVLFVLCLGIYSMNVLGNALLIGLNMRDPCLHTPMYFFLSNLALIDISGTSSFVPLMLVHFLETQSTISFPGCALQMYLTQALGSTECVLLAMMACDRYVAICQPLRYSELMNRQTCMWMAVLSWGAGFANSLLHSILTWSLPFCGHNIINHFFCEILAVLKLACGDISLNALLLMAASAVVILPPLLLIFLSYVFILTAMLRVPSAAGRHKAFSTCSAHLTVVVIFYGTIIFMYIKPKAKDLNMDKLIALFYGVVTPSLNPIIYSLRNAEVKAATIALLRGDLLSRKMSRFPVVL; encoded by the coding sequence ATGCAGACTGAGATGAATGGGGCAAACGAGACAATCGTGACGGAGTTTGTCCTGCTGGGGCTCCACGACCACCACGACCTAGAGATGGTCCTCTTTGTGCTCTGCCTGGGCATCTACTCCATGAACGTGCTGGGGAATGCCCTCCTCATCGGGCTGAACATGCGGGACCCCTGcctgcacacccccatgtacttcttcctcagcaACCTCGCCCTCATAGACATCTCTGGCACATCCTCCTTCGTGCCTCTCATGCTGGTCCACTTCCTGGAAACCCAGAGCACCATCTCCTTCCCTGGCTGTGCCCTGCAGATGTACCTGACCCAGGCTCTGGGCTCCACGGAGTGCGTGCTCCTGGCCATGATGGCGTGTGACCGGTACGTGGCCATCTGCCAGCCGCTTCGCTACTCAGAGCTCATGAACCGGCAGACCTGCATGTGGATGGCAGTGCTGAGCTGGGGGGCAGGCTTTGCCAACTCCCTTCTCCATTCCATTCTCACCTGGAGCCTCCCCTTCTGTGGCCACAATATCATCAACCACTTCTTCTGTGAGATCTTGGCAGTGCTGAAACTAGCCTGTGGGGACATCTCTCTCAATGCACTGCTATTAATGGCGGCTTCCGCTGTTGTGATACTGCCCCCGCTGCTGCTCATCTTCCTGTCCTACGTGTTCATCCTCACTGCCATGCTGAGGGTGCCCTCTGCTGCCGGCCGGCACAAAGCCTTCTCTACCTGCTCTGCCCACCTCACAGTGGTGGTGATTTTCTATGGGACTATCATCTTCATGTACATCAAGCCCAAAGCTAAGGACCTCAACATGGATAAGCTTATTGCATTGTTCTATGGGGTCGTGACCCCCTCGCTGAACCCcatcatctacagcctgaggaatgCAGAGGTGAAGGCTGCCACCATAGCTTTGCTGAGGGGAGATCTCCTCTCCAGGAAGATGTCCCGCTTTCCTGTTGTTCTCTAA